The following proteins are co-located in the candidate division WOR-3 bacterium genome:
- a CDS encoding DUF4837 family protein, which produces MRFFKTRLFPLTFMLVWFFYCRNMPVSVGKARDVVVVASEIDSSFIKENLQIYHLVPQREPYFVFVFAPDTSLKNVKLFHSLFLYGSLKENFIYELLSEEARNATQRDTFNLFKVQNLWAKNQTVVILATSDPEYTKPGIVKYQKMIKKILEEAYYQKVKTSFYEKEMDQNIKNHLKRLGWTVDVPVGWMIDSTYQNENFVYVHTHYPDRIVFFYQERGSLPVNDSLAIEKRNDLTRRFYHGDYVVKDFTTAARIEFKGMQGLRLKGVWQNDSLVAGGPFLTYFLAKDDFLYVIDGMLFLPGERKTDYLMGLEVMMNSVQRSEWHE; this is translated from the coding sequence ATGAGATTTTTTAAAACTCGACTCTTTCCCCTCACCTTCATGTTGGTGTGGTTCTTCTATTGTCGTAATATGCCGGTGAGTGTGGGAAAAGCCCGGGATGTAGTCGTGGTTGCATCTGAGATTGATTCCAGTTTCATCAAAGAAAATCTCCAGATTTATCACCTTGTCCCCCAGCGAGAACCGTATTTTGTGTTCGTCTTTGCTCCTGACACGAGTTTAAAAAATGTCAAACTTTTCCATTCGCTCTTTCTTTACGGCTCATTGAAAGAAAATTTTATCTACGAATTACTTAGTGAGGAAGCACGCAATGCCACCCAGCGTGATACCTTCAATCTTTTTAAAGTCCAAAACCTTTGGGCAAAAAACCAGACCGTAGTAATTTTAGCCACCTCGGATCCCGAATATACAAAACCGGGGATAGTTAAATACCAGAAAATGATCAAAAAAATTCTGGAAGAGGCTTACTACCAAAAAGTTAAGACATCTTTCTATGAGAAAGAAATGGATCAAAATATAAAAAACCATTTAAAACGCCTGGGCTGGACAGTGGATGTGCCGGTGGGCTGGATGATTGACTCAACCTACCAGAACGAGAATTTTGTTTATGTCCATACCCACTATCCAGACCGGATCGTATTTTTTTATCAAGAAAGGGGAAGTCTGCCGGTCAATGATTCGCTGGCTATTGAAAAAAGAAACGACCTCACCCGCCGTTTCTACCACGGGGATTATGTAGTAAAAGATTTTACTACTGCCGCACGAATAGAATTCAAAGGAATGCAAGGACTGCGCTTGAAGGGTGTATGGCAAAATGACTCGCTCGTCGCCGGTGGTCCCTTTTTAACCTATTTTTTAGCCAAAGACGATTTTTTATATGTGATTGATGGTATGCTCTTTCTCCCGGGAGAAAGAAAAACTGATTACCTGATGGGTCTTGAAGTTATGATGAACTCGGTCCAACGGTCAGAATGGCATGAATGA
- a CDS encoding tetratricopeptide repeat protein: protein MAEQDFTEIARLAERYNKDPKSRIFVQLADAYRKNNMVDEALEVLKQGLQYHPQYPLAHLILGKCYYDKRMFNQAKEALEKTIQLDPVNIVALRLLAQVCENLKDEACQIKAYKGIISIDPSDEMAKNRLAQLEATQRKGEIYTLTLAQEYERQGNLEEALKVYEHLSFMDPTDLALKHKINELKNKISGVVQEIKKVEEEKIAEMGLETYLRPEEISTMPKVEVPPPPEPQLGERVVDLDQPVTPPPIEPQPLLEEIKVEPVKSAEEKTTTESEEILSLEEFLVKPEEPITVEETMPAGSAPGEAEALISQPAAPIISEETIEEPPKEEIVGSQSVAPTPEQEMKIEPGEIEEIPSFQELKTSSTEEQPKTVAETGEEKTKEPVKPVEEKPIKPEPILPEAEKPKEEAKKEETPKPKEEDFKSFQDWLQSLLK, encoded by the coding sequence ATGGCCGAACAAGATTTCACAGAAATTGCGCGGTTAGCCGAGCGCTATAATAAGGATCCCAAATCGCGGATTTTTGTGCAACTTGCAGATGCCTATCGGAAGAATAATATGGTCGACGAGGCGCTGGAAGTGCTCAAACAGGGGCTCCAATATCATCCTCAGTATCCGCTGGCGCATCTGATTCTTGGTAAGTGTTACTATGATAAAAGAATGTTCAACCAGGCCAAAGAGGCCCTGGAAAAGACGATACAGCTTGATCCAGTAAACATTGTAGCGCTCCGACTTTTAGCCCAGGTATGTGAAAATCTAAAAGATGAAGCCTGCCAGATTAAAGCATATAAAGGGATAATCTCGATTGACCCGAGTGATGAAATGGCAAAAAACCGACTCGCCCAGTTGGAGGCCACACAGCGGAAAGGAGAGATTTATACCCTAACACTTGCTCAGGAATACGAGCGTCAGGGAAATCTTGAAGAAGCGCTGAAGGTATATGAACACTTAAGTTTTATGGACCCCACTGACCTGGCTTTGAAGCATAAAATAAATGAATTAAAGAATAAAATTTCCGGGGTAGTGCAGGAAATAAAAAAAGTTGAAGAAGAAAAGATCGCCGAGATGGGGCTTGAGACCTATCTCCGACCAGAAGAGATCTCCACTATGCCCAAAGTAGAAGTTCCTCCACCTCCGGAGCCTCAACTGGGTGAACGGGTAGTCGATCTGGACCAACCTGTGACACCACCGCCCATAGAACCGCAACCGCTGCTTGAGGAGATCAAAGTGGAACCAGTCAAATCTGCTGAAGAAAAAACAACAACGGAATCCGAGGAGATCCTTTCGCTGGAAGAATTCCTGGTAAAACCTGAAGAGCCAATTACTGTTGAGGAGACAATGCCGGCGGGCTCAGCACCTGGAGAGGCAGAAGCCTTGATCTCCCAACCAGCAGCCCCGATTATCAGTGAAGAAACCATTGAAGAGCCACCCAAAGAAGAGATCGTGGGATCTCAGTCTGTAGCACCCACGCCCGAGCAGGAGATGAAGATCGAACCCGGTGAAATCGAAGAGATACCCTCGTTTCAAGAGTTAAAGACAAGTTCAACTGAAGAACAGCCCAAAACCGTGGCTGAAACAGGAGAAGAAAAAACTAAAGAACCGGTGAAACCGGTGGAAGAAAAACCAATCAAGCCCGAGCCCATACTTCCTGAAGCCGAAAAACCTAAAGAAGAGGCTAAAAA